Proteins encoded together in one Prochlorococcus marinus str. MIT 9211 window:
- the ubiE gene encoding bifunctional demethylmenaquinone methyltransferase/2-methoxy-6-polyprenyl-1,4-benzoquinol methylase UbiE, giving the protein MRPKDSLPIKELFDTVSPTYDFLNDLFSFGLHRLWKRQFLRWLNPTYGENWADLCCGTGDLSISLAKLLGPNGSVLGIDFSSSQIALAKKRAFKASIQSVSWLEADVLDNQLQSSSFDGVVMAYGLRNLSDPASGLHHMQRLLKPGGRAGVLDFNHTREGSLSSVFQKCYLRKFVVPLASTMGLREEYSYLEESLKSFPTGSLQKDMAISVGFKKASYRLIAGAQMGALLLQA; this is encoded by the coding sequence ATGCGACCTAAAGATTCACTCCCAATAAAGGAATTGTTTGATACTGTTTCGCCTACTTATGACTTTTTAAATGATTTATTTAGTTTTGGCTTGCATCGGCTTTGGAAGCGACAGTTTTTACGATGGTTGAATCCAACTTATGGAGAAAATTGGGCAGATCTTTGTTGTGGAACAGGCGATTTGAGTATTTCTTTAGCTAAATTACTTGGCCCCAATGGAAGTGTATTAGGCATAGACTTTTCATCTAGTCAAATAGCTTTGGCTAAGAAGAGAGCTTTTAAAGCTTCAATACAATCTGTATCCTGGCTTGAAGCAGATGTTTTAGATAATCAACTCCAATCAAGTTCATTCGATGGAGTAGTTATGGCCTATGGACTTAGAAATCTTTCCGATCCAGCATCAGGCTTGCATCATATGCAAAGGCTTTTGAAGCCAGGTGGGAGGGCTGGAGTGTTGGACTTCAATCACACAAGAGAAGGTTCTTTAAGCTCTGTTTTCCAGAAATGCTATCTGCGTAAATTTGTAGTTCCCTTGGCATCCACAATGGGTCTTCGTGAAGAATACTCTTATTTGGAAGAGAGTTTAAAATCGTTTCCAACAGGCTCACTTCAGAAGGATATGGCAATTAGCGTTGGGTTTAAGAAGGCTAGTTATAGGCTCATCGCAGGTGCTCAGATGGGAGCTTTGTTGCTGCAGGCATGA
- a CDS encoding ABC transporter permease, which produces MARWGILILCAYFAAALITPALTSLGFLPDPQLGLDNPIYASPSLDHWCGTDRLGRDVCVRTLTGSRVALTVVLLAVSLAVLIGVPLGILSGYLGGFFDRVIVLLMETLYTMPVLLLSVVIAFLLGRGIVNAAIALCVVYVPQYFRVVRNQTAQAKAELYVEAARAMGAGPLWIMRKYLLKNVITSVPVLLTLNAADAVLVLGGLGFLGLGLPEAIPEWGSDLNMALDAVPIGIWWTALYPGIAMFGLVLGLSFVGEALEEFMNLNNVEDSGI; this is translated from the coding sequence ATGGCTCGATGGGGGATCTTAATCTTATGTGCTTATTTTGCTGCAGCATTGATCACCCCAGCTCTTACCAGTCTCGGCTTCTTGCCAGACCCTCAATTAGGCCTTGATAATCCGATTTACGCCTCGCCCTCATTAGACCATTGGTGTGGAACAGATCGTCTGGGCAGAGATGTGTGTGTACGAACTTTGACAGGAAGTAGAGTTGCTCTGACTGTTGTCTTGCTCGCTGTGAGCTTGGCAGTCTTAATAGGAGTTCCTTTGGGAATATTAAGTGGATATTTAGGTGGTTTTTTTGACAGAGTAATTGTTCTATTAATGGAAACACTATATACGATGCCTGTATTACTACTTTCAGTAGTTATTGCATTTTTACTTGGCCGTGGGATTGTCAATGCGGCAATTGCTTTGTGTGTTGTATACGTCCCGCAATACTTTCGTGTTGTCAGAAACCAAACGGCTCAAGCTAAAGCAGAGCTTTATGTTGAAGCTGCACGAGCAATGGGAGCTGGACCTTTGTGGATAATGCGAAAGTATTTATTGAAAAATGTAATTACATCTGTGCCTGTGCTTTTAACTTTAAATGCTGCTGATGCAGTCTTGGTCCTAGGAGGTCTTGGGTTCCTAGGGTTAGGATTGCCCGAAGCTATACCCGAATGGGGTAGTGATTTAAATATGGCATTAGATGCTGTCCCTATAGGGATTTGGTGGACTGCTCTGTACCCTGGCATCGCAATGTTTGGATTGGTATTGGGACTCTCTTTCGTTGGTGAGGCTCTAGAAGAATTTATGAATCTGAACAATGTTGAAGACAGTGGAATTTAG
- the chlG gene encoding chlorophyll synthase ChlG, whose protein sequence is MSDARQLLGIKGAAETKNSWKLRLQLMKPITWIPLLWGVICGAAASGNYHWSLSNVIASIACMVMSGPLLAGYTQTINDYYDRDIDAINEPNRPIPSGAISLLQVKLQIWVLLGLGLLFAYGLDLWAGHSTPSVLLLALGGSFVSYIYSAPPLKLKQNGWIGNYALGASYIALPWWAGQALFGHLTWTTAILTLAYSLAGLGIAVINDFKSVEGDKALGLQSLPVVFGIKNASFISAGMIDIFQLAMVGVLIAIGQNLASVILILLIIPQITFQDIWLLNDPLKYDVKYQASAQPFLILGMLVTALAIGHSPLSNF, encoded by the coding sequence GTGAGTGATGCACGCCAACTGCTTGGAATAAAAGGAGCAGCTGAAACAAAAAATTCCTGGAAACTGCGATTGCAGCTCATGAAGCCAATCACCTGGATCCCATTGCTATGGGGGGTAATTTGCGGAGCAGCTGCCAGCGGTAATTACCATTGGTCCTTGAGCAATGTCATAGCATCTATTGCCTGCATGGTGATGAGTGGCCCCTTACTAGCTGGGTATACACAAACTATCAATGATTACTATGACCGAGATATAGATGCGATCAATGAACCAAATCGTCCCATCCCTTCTGGAGCAATATCACTTTTGCAAGTGAAGTTGCAAATATGGGTTCTTTTAGGACTAGGACTTTTATTTGCCTATGGGTTGGACTTATGGGCTGGGCACTCAACACCATCAGTATTATTACTTGCCTTAGGAGGCTCATTTGTCAGTTATATCTACTCAGCACCCCCACTTAAGCTCAAGCAAAATGGCTGGATTGGTAACTATGCTCTTGGTGCAAGCTATATAGCTCTTCCATGGTGGGCAGGGCAAGCACTATTTGGTCATCTCACTTGGACTACAGCCATACTTACACTTGCTTATAGCTTGGCTGGGCTAGGCATAGCAGTAATAAATGATTTCAAAAGTGTTGAAGGAGACAAAGCATTAGGGCTCCAATCTTTGCCGGTAGTTTTTGGAATTAAAAATGCGAGTTTTATAAGTGCTGGGATGATAGATATTTTTCAGTTGGCAATGGTTGGAGTCTTAATAGCTATAGGGCAAAATCTAGCATCGGTAATACTTATTTTGCTAATCATTCCTCAGATTACTTTCCAAGATATATGGCTCTTAAATGATCCATTAAAATATGACGTAAAATATCAAGCTAGCGCCCAACCTTTCTTAATTCTAGGAATGCTAGTAACTGCCCTGGCAATAGGGCATAGTCCACTTAGTAATTTTTAG
- a CDS encoding transglycosylase domain-containing protein, whose protein sequence is MGRKLPAFLFIAFGSLTIGSLIAITERFATDSIDSLLPNPSKITSYSRPGTITLLASNEEIIQKLGPNTRHKIRPGGMPRLIEQAFVAAEDRRFYEHKGVDFWGIGRALITNIRQQRVAEGASTITQQLARIIFLTQERTYTRKLKEIALAYKLERHFSKKTILEQYINNVYLGSSAYGVADAAWIYFSKSPDLLTLEEVALIAGLTPAPSLYSPLVNSDLAIKRRAIVLKKMHLQGFISNSELMTSLRSPLSLKPAYPKYSKSTAPFFTSWVEQKLPYFLSKEQLEVGGLQIKTSLNLNWQSKAKSILRNQSPGEREGAIVSIEPSTGLIRVLVGGKDFSSNQFNRATQAYRSPGSTFKVFPYAVAINEGFKPEDLMFDTPRCWYGYCPKNFGGKYYGEVSLSEAFSKSLNTIAIDLLAKVGFKKVIAMANQLGVGNEAKLGHYYPLAIGAYEETVLNMTGAYAGINNRGLYIEPSPFEEIRGPDNSIIWSNEINKKRSKRVLSKRVADTINWMLRRVVSEGTGVAASLKTRQVAGKTGTSEGNRDLWFIGSIPQLTTGVWLGYDNNKEIKSSSGEAALIWKQFIEGIDDDFEPLKFPRKP, encoded by the coding sequence GTGGGCCGAAAATTACCGGCATTTCTATTTATAGCCTTCGGCTCATTAACAATTGGTTCATTAATCGCAATTACTGAAAGGTTTGCGACTGATTCAATAGATTCTTTACTCCCTAATCCAAGCAAAATAACTTCATATAGTCGTCCTGGCACTATTACACTACTTGCATCAAACGAAGAAATAATTCAAAAATTAGGGCCTAACACTCGCCACAAGATCAGGCCTGGGGGAATGCCAAGGCTAATCGAACAAGCCTTTGTTGCGGCTGAAGATCGACGATTTTATGAGCATAAAGGTGTTGATTTCTGGGGAATTGGAAGAGCTCTTATAACCAATATCCGTCAACAAAGAGTCGCTGAAGGCGCAAGTACTATTACACAACAATTGGCACGAATAATTTTCTTAACCCAAGAGAGAACTTATACAAGAAAGCTGAAAGAGATTGCTCTCGCATACAAGCTAGAACGTCACTTCAGTAAAAAAACAATCCTCGAGCAATATATAAATAACGTCTACCTTGGTTCTAGTGCTTATGGTGTTGCTGATGCTGCCTGGATATATTTTTCTAAATCCCCTGATCTTTTAACACTTGAAGAGGTTGCACTAATAGCAGGGCTAACGCCTGCTCCCTCATTGTATTCACCCCTAGTTAATAGTGACTTAGCAATCAAACGAAGAGCAATTGTTTTAAAGAAAATGCATCTTCAAGGCTTCATCTCTAATTCTGAGTTAATGACATCCTTAAGATCTCCATTAAGCCTTAAGCCGGCTTACCCCAAATATTCTAAAAGCACTGCTCCATTTTTCACAAGCTGGGTAGAGCAAAAACTGCCATATTTTCTTTCTAAAGAGCAGCTCGAAGTTGGAGGCCTACAAATAAAAACTAGTTTAAACCTTAATTGGCAATCCAAAGCAAAATCAATCCTGCGTAACCAAAGCCCAGGGGAGAGGGAAGGGGCAATAGTCTCTATCGAGCCAAGTACAGGGTTGATAAGAGTATTAGTAGGAGGAAAAGATTTTAGTAGTAATCAATTCAATCGTGCTACTCAGGCATATCGCTCTCCTGGGTCAACTTTTAAAGTATTCCCCTATGCAGTAGCAATAAACGAAGGTTTTAAACCTGAGGATTTAATGTTTGATACCCCAAGATGTTGGTATGGCTACTGCCCTAAAAATTTTGGAGGGAAATATTATGGTGAAGTTTCTCTTTCAGAAGCCTTCAGCAAATCATTAAATACCATTGCTATTGATCTTTTAGCAAAAGTAGGCTTTAAGAAAGTCATTGCCATGGCCAATCAACTGGGTGTAGGGAATGAAGCCAAACTTGGCCATTACTACCCTTTAGCGATTGGAGCATATGAAGAGACAGTGTTAAACATGACAGGGGCTTATGCTGGAATTAATAATCGCGGTTTATACATAGAGCCATCTCCTTTTGAAGAAATTAGGGGGCCTGACAACAGCATTATTTGGAGCAACGAGATAAACAAAAAGAGAAGCAAAAGAGTCCTCTCCAAGCGAGTAGCAGATACAATAAACTGGATGCTAAGAAGAGTTGTTAGCGAAGGTACTGGTGTGGCAGCATCGCTAAAGACAAGGCAAGTCGCTGGCAAGACTGGGACTTCAGAAGGCAATAGAGACCTTTGGTTTATTGGGTCGATCCCACAACTTACAACAGGTGTTTGGCTGGGCTATGACAATAATAAAGAGATAAAAAGTAGTAGTGGAGAAGCTGCATTGATTTGGAAGCAATTTATAGAAGGAATAGACGATGATTTTGAACCTTTAAAGTTTCCCAGAAAACCATGA
- the trmH gene encoding tRNA (guanosine(18)-2'-O)-methyltransferase TrmH, translating into MPLLPRRFKKLKSILNRRISDLTILVEQVEKPHNLSAIMRTCDAAGVLEAHAVARETKTRTFNSTAQGSQKWVPLKDHKNIEAAALFLKKQGFKLYGTNLSVDAIDYRYCDYTGPTAFVLGAEKWGLSEPATRLMDAAIYIPMRGMVQSLNVSVAASALLFEALRQREVSGTLPQNGEGLPNEIYEKILFEWCYPEVANWCNQEGRQYPKLNSEGEILEHIPRAIKVRC; encoded by the coding sequence ATGCCTTTATTGCCCCGACGATTTAAAAAGCTTAAATCTATACTTAATCGTCGCATCTCTGACCTAACAATCCTTGTTGAGCAAGTAGAAAAACCCCATAATCTCTCAGCCATTATGCGTACATGTGATGCAGCTGGAGTTTTAGAAGCACATGCAGTAGCACGTGAAACTAAAACAAGAACTTTTAATAGCACTGCCCAAGGGAGTCAAAAATGGGTCCCCCTTAAAGATCATAAGAATATCGAAGCGGCCGCTCTCTTTCTAAAAAAGCAAGGTTTTAAGCTTTACGGAACCAATCTAAGTGTTGACGCTATAGATTATCGTTATTGCGATTATACTGGCCCAACAGCATTTGTTTTAGGTGCAGAAAAATGGGGACTAAGTGAACCTGCTACAAGATTAATGGATGCTGCAATTTACATCCCAATGAGAGGAATGGTGCAATCTTTAAACGTCTCGGTAGCCGCGAGTGCACTACTCTTCGAGGCATTACGTCAAAGAGAAGTAAGCGGAACTCTTCCTCAAAATGGTGAAGGCCTACCCAATGAAATATATGAAAAAATCTTGTTTGAGTGGTGTTATCCTGAAGTCGCCAACTGGTGCAATCAAGAGGGAAGGCAGTACCCTAAATTGAATTCAGAAGGAGAGATTCTTGAACATATACCAAGAGCAATAAAAGTTAGATGTTAA
- a CDS encoding 16S rRNA (cytosine(967)-C(5))-methyltransferase codes for MAAWKVLQAVSAGAYAETALDQVLNKYSMKAIDKALTTEIAYGSIRQRKYLDSWIDNLAKISALKQPPRLRWLLHIGLYQIFLMERIPVSAVVNTTVQLAKNNNLNKLSSVVNGILRNAIRIREAGQGLPFKSNASEELAQSFSIPLWLANSLITWRGEQGAKSIAMAFNQPPAFDLRINRCKTNPRSVQEIFDKFGITSLPIKGCTSGLQITSGMGDLRKWPGYEGGEWSVQDRSSQWIAPLLEAEPGDRILDACSAPGGKATHLAELIDDNGEIWAVDRSPKRLQKVSENATRLGLNSLKCLAADASMLLDCKPHWKGYFQRILVDAPCSGLGTLSRNPDARWRMTPEKIDELIILQARLLRGVLPLLSPGGRIVYSTCTMHPEENFKQVGEFLALHPKVKLKYQNQIWPDDAQSGDGFYAAVIDID; via the coding sequence ATGGCTGCTTGGAAGGTTTTGCAGGCTGTCTCTGCTGGTGCTTATGCAGAGACGGCCCTTGACCAGGTCTTAAACAAATACTCTATGAAAGCAATTGATAAAGCTCTGACAACAGAGATTGCTTACGGTTCAATTCGACAAAGGAAGTATTTAGATTCTTGGATTGATAACTTGGCAAAGATTTCGGCCTTAAAACAACCTCCTAGGCTGAGATGGCTACTGCATATAGGCCTTTACCAAATCTTTTTAATGGAGAGAATACCTGTTTCTGCAGTAGTGAATACAACCGTTCAATTGGCCAAAAACAATAATTTAAATAAGCTTTCTTCGGTAGTAAATGGAATTCTTCGCAATGCGATTCGAATTAGAGAGGCTGGGCAAGGCTTACCATTCAAGTCAAATGCTTCGGAAGAGTTAGCACAGTCTTTCTCGATCCCATTATGGTTGGCTAATTCATTGATCACTTGGCGTGGCGAACAAGGTGCAAAGAGTATTGCTATGGCTTTTAATCAGCCCCCTGCCTTTGATTTAAGAATTAATCGATGTAAAACAAACCCTAGGAGTGTGCAAGAGATTTTTGATAAATTTGGGATTACGAGTCTACCTATTAAAGGATGCACTTCAGGATTGCAAATAACCTCAGGGATGGGTGACTTACGCAAATGGCCTGGATATGAAGGAGGTGAATGGTCAGTTCAGGATAGATCATCTCAGTGGATTGCTCCATTGCTTGAAGCTGAACCTGGCGATCGAATTTTAGATGCATGCTCTGCTCCAGGAGGCAAGGCAACTCATCTTGCGGAATTGATTGACGATAATGGTGAGATATGGGCAGTTGATCGCTCTCCTAAACGTCTACAGAAAGTGTCTGAGAACGCGACGCGTTTAGGCTTGAATTCTCTTAAATGCTTGGCTGCTGATGCCTCAATGTTATTAGACTGTAAGCCCCACTGGAAGGGCTATTTTCAAAGAATTTTGGTTGATGCCCCTTGCTCGGGTTTGGGAACATTGAGTAGAAATCCAGATGCTCGTTGGCGAATGACTCCCGAAAAAATTGATGAGTTGATTATTTTACAAGCCCGGTTACTGAGAGGAGTTCTACCTTTATTGTCTCCTGGAGGGAGAATCGTATATTCAACCTGCACTATGCACCCAGAAGAAAACTTCAAACAAGTTGGGGAATTTTTAGCATTGCACCCCAAAGTAAAACTTAAGTATCAAAATCAAATTTGGCCAGATGATGCACAATCAGGAGATGGTTTCTATGCGGCAGTTATTGATATAGATTAA
- a CDS encoding malate:quinone oxidoreductase gives MFISEAIGPEDRFDAVLIGAGIMSSTLAVLLHELDPCMRILIVERLDSPALESTSAFNNSGTGHAANCEFNYTPLQSNGRIEIEKALSINSSFERSLEFWASLAEMGRISPATFLNFLPHISFVWKEADLDFLKQRYLQLSSEVAFQRMEWSDDKAELKEWMPIVMQGRPTSEKVAATRIQRGTDVDFGALTRAYFDSLEESGSVHIRLSTEVIDIQRFGQDPWKLFLKSDLNSYCVEGKFVFLGAGGGALSLLQKSGIPEGKFYGGFPVSGQWLVCNETQVTNNHNAKVYGNADVGSPPMSVPHLDTRWIRGRKSLLFGPFAGFNTKFLKYGSNWDLFRSIQMGNVGAMVQAGLENIDLIKYLYGQLQQDHISRVDSLQNFLPNAKSKDWHLSLAGQRVQIIKKTSKGGKLKMGTEMVSSSDGSLAALLGASPGASTAVAIMIDLLRSSWGEKMSTKIWQDRLRRLIPSFGEDLNSNESMLKATRDRNDSLLGFGEKNQ, from the coding sequence GTGTTTATCTCTGAAGCTATTGGACCAGAAGATCGATTCGATGCAGTGCTAATAGGTGCTGGGATTATGAGCTCAACATTGGCTGTATTGCTTCATGAACTAGACCCTTGTATGCGAATCCTCATTGTTGAAAGATTAGATTCCCCGGCACTTGAGAGTACATCAGCTTTTAATAATTCAGGTACAGGCCATGCAGCCAACTGTGAATTTAATTACACCCCATTACAATCAAACGGAAGAATAGAAATAGAAAAAGCTTTAAGCATTAACTCTTCATTTGAGAGGAGCTTGGAGTTTTGGGCTTCACTAGCTGAAATGGGAAGGATATCTCCTGCAACCTTCCTTAATTTTTTACCTCATATAAGTTTTGTATGGAAAGAAGCGGACTTGGATTTCTTAAAACAACGTTATTTGCAGCTAAGTTCAGAAGTGGCTTTTCAAAGAATGGAATGGAGTGATGATAAAGCCGAGCTTAAAGAGTGGATGCCAATTGTTATGCAGGGGCGGCCTACCTCAGAAAAAGTTGCAGCAACTCGAATTCAACGTGGTACAGATGTAGACTTTGGTGCGCTTACTAGGGCCTATTTTGATTCACTTGAAGAGAGTGGGTCTGTGCATATTCGACTCTCTACAGAGGTAATAGATATTCAAAGGTTTGGTCAGGATCCATGGAAATTATTCTTGAAAAGCGATTTAAATTCTTATTGCGTGGAAGGTAAGTTTGTTTTCCTTGGAGCCGGTGGAGGTGCATTATCGCTTTTGCAAAAATCTGGTATCCCTGAAGGTAAATTTTATGGAGGCTTTCCTGTAAGTGGTCAATGGCTTGTTTGTAATGAGACGCAAGTAACAAATAACCATAACGCTAAAGTATATGGGAATGCAGACGTTGGCTCTCCGCCAATGTCCGTCCCTCATTTAGATACCCGTTGGATAAGAGGACGAAAATCACTTCTGTTTGGTCCTTTTGCAGGATTTAATACAAAGTTTTTAAAATATGGTTCAAATTGGGATTTATTTCGTTCTATTCAAATGGGCAATGTGGGAGCAATGGTTCAAGCTGGACTAGAAAATATTGATTTAATTAAGTATTTATATGGTCAACTTCAGCAAGACCATATATCTCGAGTTGACTCCTTGCAGAACTTCCTTCCAAATGCAAAATCAAAAGATTGGCATTTGTCTTTGGCGGGCCAAAGGGTGCAAATTATTAAAAAAACTTCAAAGGGAGGAAAATTAAAAATGGGTACTGAGATGGTCTCTTCTTCCGATGGTTCATTGGCTGCTTTACTCGGAGCATCACCAGGAGCAAGTACAGCTGTTGCAATTATGATTGATTTGTTACGCTCTTCCTGGGGAGAAAAGATGTCTACCAAGATTTGGCAGGACAGGTTAAGAAGGTTAATACCAAGTTTTGGAGAAGATCTTAACTCAAATGAATCTATGCTTAAAGCCACTCGTGACCGTAATGATTCTTTGCTGGGCTTTGGTGAAAAAAATCAATAG
- the petP gene encoding cytochrome b6f subunit PetP encodes MPQSVNLTRIGSRIKVDLDQVRDRIPGKLIKKLTKDPSGTVLDYKMTDGGGVGVIVKLNDGSKRWFFEDEFRRG; translated from the coding sequence ATGCCCCAATCAGTAAACCTTACAAGAATCGGCTCCCGGATCAAGGTTGATCTTGATCAAGTTCGCGATCGTATACCAGGGAAATTGATTAAAAAGCTTACTAAAGACCCCAGTGGTACTGTTTTGGATTACAAAATGACTGATGGTGGTGGTGTTGGTGTAATAGTGAAATTGAATGATGGCTCAAAGAGATGGTTCTTTGAGGATGAATTTAGACGTGGTTGA
- the hisF gene encoding imidazole glycerol phosphate synthase subunit HisF, which produces MVALRLIPCLDVANGRVVKGVNFVGLRDAGDPVELAYRYSKSGADELVFLDIAASHEGRATLIEIVRRTAESVTIPFTVGGGISSIEGIKELLRAGADKVSLNSSAVRDPELIAQGANQFGSQCIVVAIDAKRRENCTSEWDVFVNGGRKNTKLDALEWAKKVAGLGAGEILLTSMDGDGTQNGYDLKLTRTIADALQIPVIASGGAGSLEHILEAFTEGKASAALLASLLHDGELTIEQIKDYLLKNQLLIRPVLDM; this is translated from the coding sequence ATGGTTGCCCTTCGATTAATCCCTTGCCTTGATGTTGCTAATGGTCGAGTTGTAAAGGGCGTCAATTTTGTAGGACTTCGTGATGCAGGAGATCCTGTTGAACTTGCCTATAGGTACAGCAAGTCTGGAGCTGATGAGTTGGTTTTTTTGGATATAGCTGCAAGTCATGAAGGAAGAGCAACTTTGATAGAAATTGTTCGGAGGACTGCAGAATCTGTAACTATTCCTTTTACTGTTGGAGGAGGCATTAGCTCAATTGAAGGCATAAAAGAACTTTTACGTGCAGGGGCTGATAAAGTCAGTTTGAACTCTTCTGCTGTTAGGGATCCAGAGCTAATTGCTCAGGGGGCAAATCAGTTTGGATCACAATGCATTGTTGTTGCTATAGATGCAAAACGTAGGGAAAATTGCACATCAGAATGGGATGTTTTTGTTAATGGGGGAAGGAAAAACACCAAATTAGATGCTTTGGAATGGGCAAAGAAAGTAGCCGGTTTAGGCGCAGGAGAAATACTTCTTACCTCCATGGATGGTGATGGGACCCAAAATGGTTATGACCTAAAATTGACCAGAACTATTGCCGATGCTCTGCAAATACCTGTAATCGCTTCTGGTGGAGCTGGCTCCTTGGAACATATTCTTGAAGCTTTTACTGAAGGCAAAGCTTCTGCGGCCCTTTTGGCATCTCTTCTTCATGATGGAGAATTAACGATTGAGCAAATAAAAGATTATTTGCTAAAAAATCAATTGTTAATAAGACCTGTTCTTGATATGTAA
- the lepA gene encoding translation elongation factor 4 — protein sequence MTNVPVSRLRNFCIIAHIDHGKSTLADRLLQDTATVASRDMQDQFLDNMELERERGITIKLQAARMKYTATDGNEYVLNLIDTPGHVDFSYEVSRSLQACEGALLVVDASQGVEAQTLANVYLALENDLEIIPVLNKVDLPGSDPEKIKKEIESIIGLDTSQAISCSAKTGLGVTDILQAVVERVPPPKDTLEQATQALIFDSYYDPYRGVIVYFRVTAGSISARDQILLMASKKSYELDEIGIMAPDQQKVNELHAGEVGYLAASIKAVSDARVGDTITLLNAPAADPLPGYTEAKPMVFCGLFPTDADQYPDLREALEKLQLSDAALKYEPETSSAMGFGFRCGFLGLLHMEIVQERLEREYDLDLIVTAPSVIYQVNMLNGEALMIDNPATLPDPQHRDSIEEPYVRMEIYAPNDYNGTLMGLCQDRRGEFVDMKYITTDRVTLIYEMPLAEVVTDFFDQMKSRTKGYASMEYHLIGYRKNDLVRLDVLINSDKADPLTTIVHRDKAYGVGRALVDKLKELIPRQQFKIPLQASIGSRIIASQNISALRKDVLAKCYGGDISRKKKLLQKQAKGKKRMKSMGKVDVPQEAFMAVLKLNS from the coding sequence ATGACCAATGTCCCTGTTTCTCGGTTGAGGAACTTTTGCATAATTGCTCATATAGATCACGGGAAGTCCACGCTTGCGGACCGGCTTTTGCAAGATACGGCTACAGTCGCTTCTCGGGATATGCAAGATCAATTTTTGGACAACATGGAGCTTGAGAGAGAGAGAGGAATAACTATTAAATTACAGGCTGCGAGGATGAAATATACCGCTACCGATGGTAACGAATATGTACTTAATTTGATTGACACTCCAGGCCATGTTGACTTTTCTTATGAAGTTAGCCGCTCCTTGCAGGCTTGCGAAGGGGCCCTATTGGTTGTAGATGCAAGTCAGGGGGTTGAAGCTCAGACATTGGCAAATGTCTACTTAGCTTTAGAAAATGATTTGGAAATTATTCCTGTTCTAAACAAAGTTGATTTACCAGGCTCTGACCCTGAGAAAATTAAAAAAGAAATTGAGTCAATTATTGGGCTGGATACTTCTCAAGCAATTTCTTGTTCCGCCAAAACAGGTTTAGGAGTTACTGATATTCTTCAAGCAGTTGTTGAACGTGTTCCGCCACCCAAAGATACGTTAGAACAGGCAACCCAAGCATTGATTTTTGACTCTTATTACGATCCATATAGAGGAGTGATTGTTTATTTTCGAGTAACTGCAGGAAGTATTTCAGCAAGAGATCAAATTCTATTGATGGCGAGTAAGAAGAGCTATGAGCTTGACGAGATCGGAATCATGGCACCAGACCAACAAAAGGTCAATGAACTACATGCAGGAGAAGTTGGTTATTTAGCGGCATCGATTAAAGCGGTATCAGATGCTCGAGTTGGTGACACCATTACTTTACTTAATGCTCCCGCGGCTGACCCATTGCCAGGCTATACAGAAGCAAAGCCAATGGTATTTTGCGGTCTTTTCCCTACTGATGCAGATCAATATCCTGACTTAAGAGAAGCCTTAGAGAAATTACAGCTTTCAGACGCTGCTTTGAAGTATGAACCTGAAACAAGTAGTGCTATGGGGTTTGGTTTTAGATGTGGCTTCCTTGGTCTCCTTCACATGGAGATCGTTCAGGAAAGATTAGAGCGAGAATATGATTTGGACTTAATAGTGACAGCCCCGTCAGTAATTTATCAAGTCAACATGCTTAATGGGGAAGCCCTGATGATAGATAATCCTGCGACTTTGCCTGACCCGCAACACCGAGACTCTATAGAAGAGCCATATGTTCGTATGGAGATTTATGCTCCTAATGATTACAATGGAACTCTGATGGGCCTTTGCCAGGATCGACGGGGTGAATTCGTAGATATGAAGTATATAACTACAGATAGGGTGACACTTATTTATGAGATGCCTCTTGCTGAGGTGGTAACTGATTTCTTCGATCAAATGAAGAGTCGGACTAAAGGATATGCTTCCATGGAATACCATTTAATTGGTTATCGTAAAAATGATTTGGTTCGCTTAGATGTCTTGATTAATTCAGACAAGGCAGATCCATTAACTACAATTGTTCATCGTGATAAGGCTTATGGGGTAGGGAGGGCACTGGTCGATAAGTTAAAAGAGCTTATCCCTAGGCAGCAGTTTAAAATACCTTTACAAGCTTCTATTGGCAGTAGAATTATTGCAAGTCAGAATATCAGTGCCTTACGTAAGGATGTTTTAGCAAAGTGTTACGGTGGTGATATCTCACGAAAGAAAAAATTACTTCAAAAGCAAGCGAAAGGCAAGAAAAGAATGAAGTCTATGGGTAAGGTCGATGTACCTCAAGAGGCATTTATGGCTGTATTGAAGTTGAATTCATAG